The proteins below are encoded in one region of Dioscorea cayenensis subsp. rotundata cultivar TDr96_F1 chromosome 18, TDr96_F1_v2_PseudoChromosome.rev07_lg8_w22 25.fasta, whole genome shotgun sequence:
- the LOC120282286 gene encoding peroxisomal (S)-2-hydroxy-acid oxidase GLO4-like, translating to MEFEPVKLNEFEELARKILLKKNYDFFRGGAEDEYTLSENIKAFQRILFRPRVLIDVSKIDMSTSLLGFKMAAPIMVAPTAFHKLAHHEGEVAVARAAAACNAIMVLSFSSNCTIEEVASSCDAVRFFQLYVIKQRDVSMKLVKRAESNGFKAIVLTVDRPRLGRREVGLKNKFVIPKFANLEGLLSVNVKSKGGSDLKALPSATLDDAVSWKDVEWLRSSTKLPILLKGILTAEDARKAVEAGVAGIIVSNHGARQLDYVPASISALEEVVRVVSGAVPIILDGGVRRGTDVFKALALGANAVMIGRPIIYGLAAKGEHGVKQVIEMLQNELELTMTLNGCPGLKDITRNHVQTENDRLRSML from the exons ATGGAGTTTGAACCAGTTAAATTGAATGAGTTTGAAGAGCTTGCCAGGAAAATTCTTCTGAAGAAGAATTATGATTTCTTCAGAGGAGGAGCTGAGGATGAATATACTCTGAGCGAAAATATCAAAGCTTTTCAAAGAATTTt GTTTCGGCCGAGGGTCCTAATAGATGTGAGCAAGATTGATATGTCCACAAGCTTATTAGGATTTAAAATGGCAGCACCTATCATGGTTGCTCCTACTGCCTTTCACAAGTTGGCACACCATGAAG gAGAAGTGGCGGTCGCAAGAGCAGCAGCAGCATGCAATGCAATTATG GTTTTATCCTTTTCATCCAACTGTACTATTGAGGAGGTTGCTTCAAGCTGTGATGCAGTCCGGTTTTTTCAACTATAT GTTATCAAACAACGGGATGTTTCCATGAAATTGGTAAAGAGAGCTGAGAGCAATGGGTTCAAAGCCATTGTTTTAACAGTCGACAGACCCAGGCTTGGTCGAAGGGAAGTTGGtttaaaaaacaa GTTTGTGATACCAAAATTTGCAAACCTTGAAGGCCTACTGTCAGTCAACGTTAAATCA AAAGGTGGTTCTGATCTCAAAGCCTTACCTTCTGCAACTCTAGATGATGCTGTATCTTGGAAG GACGTTGAATGGCTGAGGTCGAGTACAAAGTTGCCAATTCTACTCAAGGGTATCCTCACTGCAGAAGATG CTAGAAAGGCAGTTGAAGCAGGAGTAGCAGGCATTATTGTATCCAATCATGGTGCTCGTCAGCTCGATTATGTTCCAGCATCAATATCAGCTCTTGAGGAG GTTGTGAGAGTTGTCTCTGGAGCAGTTCCTATCATATTAGACGGAGGAGTTCGCCGGGGAACTGATGTTTTCAAGGCATTGGCGCTCGGTGCAAATGCTGTTATG ATTGGCCGGCCGATAATATATGGTCTAGCTGCGAAGGGAGAGCACGGTGTTAAACAAGTCATCGAAATGCTTCAGAATGAGTTGGAGCTGACCATGACTCTCAATGGTTGTCCTGGTTTGAAGGATATCACTAGAAACCATGTACAAACAGAGAATGACAGGCTGAGATCCATGCTCTGA